The following are from one region of the Mauremys reevesii isolate NIE-2019 linkage group 2, ASM1616193v1, whole genome shotgun sequence genome:
- the FASTK gene encoding fas-activated serine/threonine kinase: MLRLLPWLRALSQESARPCVLQGLAASDTRGARMYPSCYCAGKAKQRAVLLPLDPYSHGLFHSLPPDAGRTRGHGKKKSWSFIHEKMSYDTFFTMKRLIERSQSVGEVLRWVTQNPSKVSASHYPIALHKLGQLLQQPQGQAVVNGEHRGPNQVLEQPEFQALCQAIISGCSKFDNFSIVNCLYAAAALGLPGESALVQVLEDESRSRLGRFNQKDVSMVFSSVMRLHPSSPHPLVESCLSSLERHLEKERHPQTLFLLLSYYRLRAQALQGHPASDQQLLNNRKILRLVRHTLGQVSAVREHELALLDEMLALCAQEANNKALEAIFSSQLFYENRQERFIRSMAEWLPRKAENLTPYTMALIAKYVARHRLREPRLLDTIANFLLKRGEQLESKVIQKLVFPFSRMNYRPSNHSELFPKLEAILEQKAASSPLATVNILMSMFQLRHFPQAVLHQVFSPAFITNVMSSPYALIVRRYLSLLDAALELEFRDYSGPRLDPRYRVLMFDHAMTADEANRKYSYKGLVAEALRQLVGEECYRQDEVLPPGYCTDFLLWINRSGTVLPLAHVPAAYKVTCARLGVPPAASCLRSSVLALTADLQDFAPFAPEAPSSPEGPRESNLTGHFLPTLCPAPGGPCYQPPSDYYCSLSKEHSLESQGSSTLSSPSECLAPQPAATSDCSPRGTSTAVLFQFPISKILEEGEATAGGPGPDRRGQQAQEELDKGKAAPAEEPCALPSPKRGPSDGLQGAEEIQRVVLSVNDKWHYCQNSDILVGSRAMRDRHLQLLGYCLVQLPYMELEKVSGVEEAKHYLRQKLRELRF; this comes from the exons ATGCTGCGCCTGCTGCCATGGCTCCGCGCCCTGAGCCAAGAGAGCGCACGGCCCTGTGTCCTGCAGGGGCTGGCTGCTAGTGACACGAGGGGGGCCAGGATGTACCCGAGCTGCTACTGTGCGGGGAAGGCCAAGCAGCGGGCTGTGCTGCTCCCCCTGGATCCCTACAGCCACGGGCTGTTCCACAGCTTGCCCCCCGATGCCGGCAGGACTCGAGGCCATGGCAAGAAGAAGAGCTGGAGCTTCATCCACGAAAAGATGAGCTACGACACTTTCTTTACCATGAAGCGGTTGATAGAGCGGTCGCAGAGTGTGGGGGAAGTGCTGCGTTGGGTCACCCAGAACCCCAGCAAGGTGTCCGCCAGCCACTACCCCATTGCCCTGCACAAGCTGggccagctgctgcagcagccgcAGGGCCAGGCCGTGGTGAATGGAGAGCACCGTGGACCCAACCAGGTGCTGGAGCAGCCAGAGTTCCAGGCGCTCTGCCAGGCCATCATCAGTGGATGCTCCAAGTTCGATAACTTCAGCATCGTCAATTGTCTGTACGCTGCCGCGGCCCTGG GCCTCCCTGGAGAGTCAGCCTTGGTGCAGGTGCTGGAGGATGAGTCCCGCAGCCGCCTGGGGCGCTTCAACCAGAAGGACGTCTCCATGGTGTTCAGCAGTGTGATGCGGCTtcacccatccagcccccaccccttggTGGAGTCCTGCCTCAGCAGCCTGGAGCGGCACCTGGAGAAGGAGCGCCACCCACAgaccctcttcctcctcctctcctacTACCGGCTCCGGGCCCAGGCGCTGCAGGGCCACCCAGCCTCTGACCAGCAGCTGCTCAACAACCGCAAGATCCTGCGCCTGGTCAGGCACACGCTGGGGCAAGTGAGTGCCGTCCGCGAGCACGAGCTAGCCCTGCTGGATGAGATGTTGGCCCTGTGCGCTCAGGAGGCCAACAATAAGGCCCTGGAGGCCATCTTCAGCTCGCAGCTCTTCTATGAGAATCGCCAGGAGCGCTTCATCCGCAGCATGGCAG AGTGGCTCCCAAGGAAGGCCGAGAACCTCACCCCCTACACCATGGCGCTGATTGCCAAGTATGTGGCCCGGCACAGGCTGCGTGAGCCACGCCTGCTCGACACCATCGCCAACTTCCTGCTGAAGCGTGGGGAGCAGCTGGAGAGCAAG GTGATCCAGAAGCTGGTGTTTCCCTTCAGCCGCATGAATTACCGGCCATCTAACCACAGCGAACTCTTCCCCAAGCTGGAGGCCATCCTGGAGCAGAAGGCAGCCAGTTCGCCCCTGGCCACTGTCAACATCCTCATGTCCATGTTCCAGCTCAGGCACTTCCCCCAGGCTGTCCTGCACCAGGTTTTCTCCCCAGCCTTCATCACCAATGTCATGA GCAGCCCCTATGCGCTGATCGTGCGCCGCTACCTCTCTCTGCTGGATGCAGCACTGGAGCTGGAGTTCCGGGATTACAGCGGCCCGCGCCTCGACCCACGCTACCGGGTCCTCATGTTTGACCACGCCATGACAGCTGACGAGGCCAACAGGAAATACAG TTACAAGGGACTGgtggctgaggccctgaggcagCTGGTGGGAGAGGAGTGCTACCGGCAAGACGAGGTGCTGCCCCCCGGATATTGCACAG ATTTCCTGTTGTGGATTAACCGCTCGGGCACGGTCCTGCCTCTTgcccatgtccctgcagcctacAAGGTTACCTGTGCCCGCCTTGGggtgccccctgctgccagctgcCTGCGTTCCAGCGTCCTGGCCCTCACCGCTGACTTGCAAGACTTCGCACCATTCGCTCCGGAGGCGCCCAGCAGCCCCGAGGGCCCCCGGGAAAGCAACCTCACTGGGCACTTCCTGCCCacgctctgccctgccccagggggcccTTGCTACCAGCCCCCATCGGACTACTACTGCAGCCTGAGCAAAGAGCACTCACTGGAGAGCCAGGGCAGCTCCACGCTCAGCAGCCCCTCGGAGTGCCTGGCCCCGCAGCCGGCCGCCACTTCTGACTGCTCCCCCAGGGGCACCTCCACAGCCGTCCTCTTCCAGTTCCCTATCAGCAAGatcctggaggagggggaggcaacAGCCGGCGGCCCGGGGCCTGATcgcagggggcagcaggcccaGGAGGAGTTGGACAAGGGGAAGGCGGCCCCAGCCGAGGAGCCCTGTGCTCTGCCCAGCCCCAAGAGAGGGCCAAGTGacgggctgcagggagctgaagaGATTCAGAG GGTGGTCCTCTCAGTCAATGACAAGTGGCATTACTGCCAGAACTCAGACATCCTGGTGGGCTCGCGAGCCATGAGGGACAGGCACTTGCAGCTGCTGGGCTACTGCCTGGTTCAG